The sequence below is a genomic window from Haloferax mediterranei ATCC 33500.
CGCGTCGGCAACACGAACCCAGTCGAGGCCGACCGCGTGGCCGAAATCGTCGCCGCCTACGAGGCCGCTGGAGTCGACGCCGACGACATCGGCGTCATCGCGCCGTTCCGCGCCCAGGTGGCCGAAATCTCCCGCCGAACCGACGTGACCGTCGACACGGTCGACCGGTTCCAAGGGTCGTCGAAGGAGGTTATTATCGTCTCCTTTGTCGCCACCGGCGACCTCGACGGACCGCTGTTCGAGGACCACCGCAGAATCAACGTCGCTCTCACGCGGGCGAAAAAGGCGCTCTGTCTCGTTGGTGACGCCGACGCGCTCGAATCGGACCCGTTCTACGACCGGATGTTGCAGTGGGCGCGACGGTAGTCTCTTAAACCGTGTCGCGTCGGCGGTGACCGCCCTGTCTGCGCCGCCGAGAGCCGGGGTCGCTGAGAGTCGGGGTCGCTGAGAGTCGGGCCGCAGACAGTCGGGCCGCCGTCGAGAGTTGGGCCGCCGACAGATTCTCCTTTCTGCTGCCGTACCAGAAGGCATGAACCTCCCTCTCGGCGATGGGAGACTGTCCGTCTCACTCCCGTCGTGTTCGGTCGATGTCGCACGTCCACCGGGTGGTGCACCCGTCGACCCCCGGACCGCGGCTGAGGCCGCAATGGAGCGCCCGCACGGGCCGCCGCTCGCCGGGCTCGTCAATTCGACCGATGAGGTCGCCATCGTCGTCACCGACGTGACCCGAGATACCCCGGACGACGTGCTCTTGGACGTGCTCTTCGACCATCTGCCGGTCCCGCGAGAGAACGTTACTGTCGTCGTCGGTCTCGGACTGCACCGCCCGATGACGGACGCGGAACTCCGCGACGGTCTCGGCGAGTACGCTGACCTCGCGGTGAACCACGACCCCGACTCGGTCGTCGCCCTCGGCGCGGTCGATGGGTGCCCGGTCTCCGTCCATCCCGCCGTCGCCGACGCCGACGTAGTCCTCTCCACCGGCATGGCCGAACCGCACCAGTACGCGGGTTTTTCCGGCGGCGCGAAGACGGTCGTCATCGGCGCAGGCTCCGAATCCATCATCCGCTACACCCACGGCCCGGACATGCTCTCGCGGGACGGTGTTCGCCTCGGCCGCGTCCGCGGGAACCCATTCCGCGAGACACTCGACAGAGCCGGACTCATCGCCGGTCCCGACTTCTGTCTCAACGTGACGAAGGGACCGGATGGGTTCCTCGGCGCGGCCGCCGGGAACCCAATCTCAGTCGTTCGCTCCTTGGCTGCAACCGCCCGCGAAGCGCTCTCTGTTTCGGTCGACACCAACTACGACGCGGTCGTCTGCGGCGTCGGCGCGCCGAAAGACGCGAACCTCTATCAGGCGACCCGCGCGGCGACGTACGTCGCTCTCGGCGACCGAAACCCGCTCGGGAGCGGTTCCGATGATTGCGGCCGACTCGTCATCCCCGCGGCGCTTCCCGAGGGTGCTGGCGAGGGGACCGGCGAAAAACGATTCTTCGACGCGCTCTCGTCGGCGACCGACGCCGCCTCGCTCTACGAGTCGATGCGGGCGGGCTACGAACCGGGCGCGCAACGGGCGTTCGTCGTCGCGCGCGTCCTCCGCGACCACGACGTGTACGTGACGAACTCGGCGTCGCCGGACGTGGTGAATTCGTGTCTCATGCATGCCCGCGAGTCGGTCGAAGACGCCGTCGAACCCGGCAGTCGCGTGCTCGTCGTTCCCAACGCGCTGAACACGCTGTTGGTCTGATTTTCAGGCGACGTCGATGTCGAGGTCGTCGCCCCCGTCACCGATTTCGTTCAGGACGCGCTCGTGGAACTCTCGAAGCGCCGCGCTCTCGTCTTCGGCGAGAACCACGTCGCTCGCCATCAACGTCGCAAGCCCGAAGGCGCGCGGGGTTGGCGTCGATACCTGTTGGTCAACGATGTCGACCTCGTCGTCCTGTACGGCTTCGAGCACGTCCTCGATGGCCGCGAGGTTCAGTTTGTCCTGCAGAATCTCGCGGTAGGTCTCCTCCATCACGGCGAACTCGTCTAAGTCCTGTGTAAACGACAGCAGCATCTCGGAGGAGACTTGCTGCTGGGCGGCGGACTTCTCGTAGCCCTTGTAGCGCTTCAGAATCATGAGCGAGCGCGTCGCGTTGATACGGAAATAGCGCTTCAGGAGGTCGGTTCCGTTCAGGGCCGCGCGGAGGTCTGCTTCGACCACATCCGGATTCAGGTCGCGAAGGATGCCCGCGAGGTCGACCTTGCGGTTCAGCGGCATCGAGAGCGAAAATCCGTTGTCGGCGACGGCGACCTGGACGTTTGCGTTGGTCCGGCGGGCACAATGGTACGCGAGGAGGCGCGAGAGACCGTCGTTGAACTGTCTGCCGTAGGTGCAGTGAACGTAGTAGTGGCGGCGGTAGGCGTCGCGGTCGAGTTCGGCTTCGACGACCAGTCTCGATGGGGTCGCTACGCTCTCCGGACCGCCGTACTGGACCTGTTCGTCGAACATCCGCGTGATGGCGCGAACGCTGTTTTCGTCGAGCGAGTGGTCGCGGAGCCACGTCCGAACCGCTGGTGGGCCGCCGGACTGGAGACGGTCGACGAGTTCGGCCTGAAACGCGGCTATCTCGCGGCCGAGGTCGTACGAGAGGGGTAGTCGCTCTGAGAACCACGAGGGAACAGTCGGCCGTTGCGAGGTCCGGTCGACGTAGACCTTCGACCCGCGGCGGTATCGGTAGGCGAAGTTGTCGCCGCCGAGGACGAACACGTCGCCTTTCTCCAGCGTGTCGAGGTAGCTTTCGTCCAGCGTGCCGACCCACTGGTCGGCCCCGCGGACCAACACGTCGCAGGTGAAGGAATCGGGGATGGTCCCGATATTGGTCATGTAGAT
It includes:
- a CDS encoding lactate racemase domain-containing protein — translated: MNLPLGDGRLSVSLPSCSVDVARPPGGAPVDPRTAAEAAMERPHGPPLAGLVNSTDEVAIVVTDVTRDTPDDVLLDVLFDHLPVPRENVTVVVGLGLHRPMTDAELRDGLGEYADLAVNHDPDSVVALGAVDGCPVSVHPAVADADVVLSTGMAEPHQYAGFSGGAKTVVIGAGSESIIRYTHGPDMLSRDGVRLGRVRGNPFRETLDRAGLIAGPDFCLNVTKGPDGFLGAAAGNPISVVRSLAATAREALSVSVDTNYDAVVCGVGAPKDANLYQATRAATYVALGDRNPLGSGSDDCGRLVIPAALPEGAGEGTGEKRFFDALSSATDAASLYESMRAGYEPGAQRAFVVARVLRDHDVYVTNSASPDVVNSCLMHARESVEDAVEPGSRVLVVPNALNTLLV